The proteins below come from a single Candidatus Angelobacter sp. genomic window:
- a CDS encoding YceI family protein — MKIKFIPALIVASAAVTSLAAPIEFDFKDPKGVNNVIFKTDAPLESINGTATAISGKVTFDPANPGAVNGKIVVESASLHVGNPMQKEHLHSDKWLDVAKYPQIAFEVESVKNVKTQGDVTTADVTGKMSLHGVTKTVTAPVKMTFLKDKLKARTGKDGDLLVIRANFKIKRRDFGINPGQMEEKVSDEIELNLSIAGAAPRG; from the coding sequence ATGAAAATCAAATTCATCCCCGCTCTCATCGTTGCTTCGGCCGCCGTGACGTCGTTGGCCGCGCCCATCGAGTTCGATTTCAAGGACCCGAAGGGCGTCAACAACGTCATCTTCAAAACCGACGCGCCGCTCGAATCCATCAACGGCACCGCGACCGCCATCTCCGGCAAAGTGACGTTCGACCCCGCCAACCCCGGCGCGGTCAACGGCAAGATCGTCGTCGAGTCCGCCTCGTTGCACGTCGGCAACCCGATGCAGAAGGAGCACCTGCACAGCGACAAATGGCTCGACGTGGCGAAGTACCCACAAATCGCCTTCGAGGTCGAAAGCGTTAAGAACGTCAAGACACAGGGTGACGTCACCACCGCTGACGTGACCGGGAAGATGAGCCTGCACGGCGTGACCAAGACCGTTACCGCGCCCGTGAAGATGACCTTCCTCAAGGACAAGTTGAAGGCGCGCACGGGCAAGGACGGGGATCTGCTCGTAATCCGCGCGAATTTCAAAATCAAGCGGCGTGATTTCGGCATCAACCCCGGCCAGATGGAAGAGAAAGTCTCGGATGAAATTGAACTGAACCTTAGCATCGCCGGCGCCGCGCCGCGCGGTTGA
- a CDS encoding sulfite oxidase yields MISQTITRRDMLRGSVAFAALAFAQSPLSVFGFDEPGAGETVVPFLDVQPKSRMLYWQDLTSWITPNEQLYQVQHYGVPEVDLEKWQLEISGLVKKPRTLSLADIKARKRRTVTATLECSGNSSNPGFMGAIGNIQWTGTPLAPLLKESHPLARAIETVFFGADEKVEKIREKDYLQNFARSLSLRDVLKRDDILLAYEMNGRPLEKGHGAPLRLIVPGWFGITWVKWLTRIELLDRRYMSKYMAREYVTIRGEEHDGKTVWRETSVGPMDVKSVVARVTRRREGSLRVSGAAWTDGTPLQRVELKIDDGNWTPVELDKKQRSKYSWTFWNYDWKNPSAGDHTLVSRAIDTEGLLQPSGDDPEIKLKRTYWEANQQWVRKIRI; encoded by the coding sequence ATGATCTCACAAACCATTACCCGTCGTGATATGCTTCGCGGCAGTGTGGCGTTTGCCGCGCTGGCGTTCGCGCAATCTCCGCTCTCCGTTTTTGGCTTTGACGAGCCGGGCGCGGGCGAGACCGTCGTGCCGTTTCTCGACGTGCAGCCGAAGAGCAGGATGCTTTACTGGCAGGATCTCACGAGCTGGATCACGCCCAACGAACAACTTTACCAGGTTCAGCATTACGGCGTGCCGGAAGTCGATCTCGAAAAATGGCAGTTGGAAATCTCCGGCCTCGTGAAAAAGCCGCGGACACTGTCGCTTGCCGACATCAAGGCTCGCAAGCGCAGGACCGTCACCGCCACACTCGAATGTTCCGGCAACAGTTCCAATCCAGGTTTCATGGGAGCCATCGGCAATATTCAATGGACCGGCACCCCGTTGGCCCCGTTGCTCAAGGAAAGTCATCCGCTCGCCCGCGCCATCGAAACCGTGTTCTTCGGCGCGGACGAGAAGGTCGAGAAAATCCGCGAGAAGGATTATTTGCAAAACTTCGCGCGCAGCCTCTCGTTGCGCGACGTGCTGAAGCGCGACGACATCCTGCTCGCTTATGAAATGAACGGGCGGCCGCTGGAAAAAGGACATGGCGCGCCGCTGCGGCTCATCGTGCCGGGCTGGTTTGGCATCACCTGGGTGAAATGGCTCACGCGCATTGAACTGCTCGACCGCCGTTACATGAGCAAATACATGGCGCGCGAATACGTCACCATCCGCGGCGAGGAACACGACGGCAAAACCGTCTGGCGTGAAACCAGCGTTGGCCCGATGGACGTGAAATCGGTCGTCGCCCGCGTCACGCGGCGCAGGGAAGGCTCGCTGCGTGTGAGCGGCGCGGCCTGGACCGACGGCACACCGCTTCAGCGGGTGGAATTGAAGATCGACGACGGCAACTGGACGCCGGTGGAGTTGGACAAAAAACAGCGGTCGAAATATTCGTGGACGTTCTGGAACTACGATTGGAAGAACCCGTCGGCTGGAGATCACACCTTGGTATCACGCGCGATTGACACCGAAGGCCTCCTGCAACCTTCCGGCGACGATCCCGAAATCAAATTGAAACGCACCTACTGGGAAGCGAACCAGCAATGGGTGCGGAAGATCAGAATCTGA